Proteins from a genomic interval of Pelagicoccus enzymogenes:
- a CDS encoding energy transducer TonB, translating to MSGFSVSIAKPKDSNTSVSIKRQIEPRYPGWAYTHGISSGYAKIAFYVDEYGQASEFFPIEYSYPAFADELMVTIKKWDFLPAKQNGVPVKSVCHAYWEFLPDRAIETNALFDTSKRVDGNAGEGYRTLKYREDEELDSRIGMTSFPGVTIVRGSGLLQEGRKSIRARVNFFVDQRGGVVLPHVVDSSDPQTNARLEAALRKASFALPTYQGEPTIALLERTYDFPILWLQEEPAQEL from the coding sequence ATGAGCGGCTTTTCGGTTTCGATCGCCAAGCCGAAGGATTCGAATACCAGCGTTTCGATCAAGCGCCAGATCGAGCCGAGGTATCCGGGGTGGGCCTACACGCATGGAATCAGCAGCGGGTACGCGAAGATCGCATTTTACGTGGACGAGTACGGTCAGGCCTCGGAGTTCTTTCCGATCGAGTACAGCTATCCGGCTTTTGCCGATGAGTTGATGGTGACCATAAAGAAGTGGGATTTCTTGCCGGCGAAGCAAAATGGGGTGCCGGTCAAAAGCGTCTGCCATGCCTATTGGGAATTCTTGCCTGACCGGGCGATCGAAACGAACGCTCTTTTCGACACGAGCAAACGCGTCGACGGAAACGCGGGCGAAGGGTATCGTACCTTAAAGTATCGGGAAGACGAAGAGCTGGATTCTCGGATCGGCATGACTTCGTTTCCGGGTGTCACGATCGTACGTGGTTCGGGACTTCTACAGGAGGGGAGAAAGTCGATACGAGCTCGAGTGAATTTCTTTGTCGACCAGCGTGGTGGCGTGGTGTTGCCGCATGTGGTGGACTCCAGCGATCCGCAGACGAACGCTCGACTGGAGGCTGCGCTCAGGAAAGCCTCCTTTGCCCTGCCGACTTACCAAGGAGAGCCGACGATTGCTTTGCTTGAGAGAACCTACGACTTCCCGATCTTGTGGCTGCAGGAAGAGCCGGCGCAAGAATTGTAG
- a CDS encoding LacI family DNA-binding transcriptional regulator: MPKVNQQLIADKLNICRTTVSRCFSNHPKINPETRAKVLELAAQMGYRYTAQRAPRDAAKNQTKEIGVLIGVRPDMAELPVTSQYMLKGISERAAAQDLSLDVRYIDPAELDEMLQTSRTPKGLRAGNGNWKGAITIFPFTTDTIVNLSRRISAVSIAEDYSQGGIDCIDVDHHAGIYEMVSHLAALGHQRIGFLSWRYSVESPWMFRRFGAYVESLFRHGLEFDPDLCLNVRKGENFDPDHLAKSVGKKVREGVTAWVCAADHQAYQLIADLKKQAIRVPEDCSITGFDGIEPPPGLPRLTSIKVPFEEMGVSSVIRLLERMKNPAGHRRHNLVEGRVVIGQTTVPA, encoded by the coding sequence ATGCCTAAGGTCAACCAGCAGCTCATTGCGGACAAACTCAACATCTGCCGCACCACCGTATCGCGCTGCTTCTCCAACCACCCGAAGATCAACCCCGAGACTCGGGCCAAGGTCCTGGAGCTGGCCGCCCAGATGGGCTACCGCTACACCGCGCAACGCGCCCCGCGCGACGCCGCCAAAAACCAGACCAAGGAAATCGGCGTACTCATCGGCGTGCGCCCCGACATGGCGGAGCTCCCCGTCACTTCCCAATACATGCTCAAAGGCATCAGCGAACGCGCCGCCGCCCAAGACCTCTCCCTCGACGTCCGATACATCGATCCCGCCGAGCTCGACGAAATGCTGCAAACCAGCCGCACCCCAAAAGGCCTGCGCGCCGGCAACGGCAACTGGAAAGGCGCCATCACCATCTTCCCCTTCACCACCGACACCATCGTCAACCTCTCCCGTCGCATCTCCGCCGTATCCATCGCGGAAGACTACAGCCAAGGTGGCATCGACTGCATCGACGTCGACCATCACGCCGGGATCTACGAAATGGTCTCCCACCTCGCCGCCCTCGGCCACCAGCGCATCGGCTTCCTCTCCTGGCGCTACTCCGTCGAATCCCCCTGGATGTTCCGACGCTTCGGCGCCTACGTCGAAAGCCTCTTCCGCCACGGCCTCGAGTTCGACCCCGACCTCTGCCTCAACGTCCGCAAAGGCGAAAACTTCGATCCCGACCACCTCGCCAAGAGCGTCGGCAAGAAAGTCCGAGAGGGGGTCACCGCCTGGGTCTGCGCCGCCGACCACCAAGCCTACCAACTCATCGCCGACCTGAAGAAGCAGGCCATACGCGTACCGGAAGATTGCTCCATCACCGGATTCGACGGCATCGAGCCCCCGCCCGGACTCCCCCGCCTCACGTCCATCAAGGTCCCCTTCGAAGAAATGGGCGTATCCAGCGTCATAAGACTGCTCGAACGCATGAAGAATCCTGCCGGACACCGCCGCCACAACCTAGTGGAGGGCCGCGTCGTCATCGGCCAAACCACCGTGCCGGCATAG
- a CDS encoding LacI family DNA-binding transcriptional regulator, with protein sequence MPPKPTIRSLAESLGVSVATVSEALRFSPKVKPETAERIRAAAEEAGYKRNPLLGEAFSSLRRGRYRDFSGTLALVDLADDHGNCELMLFHKEVMKGAEARAAELGFRLELFWVGKKEPALSVSRLCSVLYARGILGVVFLPFDRLQDFSKFEFNKFAAVAMDRRLVRPSLHAVQPEHYLSMRRAVQILFDRGYKRVGLCLETRKDERVDYKWSSGYASAYRLNGKKSNVPPLIQKESDRSEFIAWVKKYKPDVVIGHAQAMMDWLDQAGLPVPEKVGFFRINVTESSRPCAGLDLLPQPLGAAAVEAVVGMLHRREFGIPETPQAIQIDLAVVEGPTIRLPKD encoded by the coding sequence ATGCCCCCAAAACCCACTATTCGTAGTCTAGCCGAGAGTCTTGGCGTTTCTGTAGCAACCGTTTCCGAAGCATTGCGCTTCAGCCCCAAGGTGAAGCCGGAGACGGCGGAGCGGATTCGCGCGGCGGCTGAGGAAGCTGGATACAAGCGCAATCCTTTGCTCGGCGAGGCCTTTTCTTCTTTGCGTCGCGGGAGGTATCGGGATTTCAGCGGGACTTTAGCCCTGGTGGACTTGGCTGACGACCATGGAAATTGCGAGTTGATGCTGTTCCACAAGGAGGTCATGAAAGGAGCCGAGGCCCGCGCGGCGGAGCTCGGATTTCGTTTGGAGCTATTTTGGGTGGGAAAGAAGGAGCCGGCTTTGTCGGTGTCGCGCTTGTGCTCGGTGCTTTATGCCCGCGGAATTCTAGGGGTCGTTTTCCTGCCCTTCGATCGCTTGCAGGACTTTTCGAAATTCGAGTTCAACAAGTTTGCGGCGGTGGCGATGGACCGGCGTTTGGTGAGGCCCAGCCTTCATGCGGTGCAGCCCGAGCACTATCTTTCGATGCGTCGCGCGGTTCAGATTCTCTTTGATCGCGGTTACAAACGTGTTGGCTTGTGTCTGGAGACGCGCAAGGACGAGCGAGTCGACTACAAGTGGAGTTCCGGTTACGCGTCGGCTTATCGATTGAATGGCAAGAAGTCGAACGTGCCTCCCTTGATCCAAAAGGAGTCAGATCGTTCGGAGTTCATCGCGTGGGTTAAGAAGTACAAGCCTGACGTGGTGATCGGGCATGCGCAGGCGATGATGGACTGGCTTGACCAGGCAGGCCTTCCTGTGCCGGAGAAAGTTGGTTTTTTCAGGATAAACGTGACGGAAAGCTCGCGACCGTGCGCTGGGCTGGACTTGTTGCCGCAGCCTCTTGGAGCGGCCGCTGTGGAAGCCGTGGTCGGCATGCTGCATCGACGTGAGTTTGGCATCCCCGAGACGCCGCAAGCTATCCAAATCGACTTGGCCGTGGTGGAGGGGCCCACGATCCGCCTCCCGAAAGACTGA
- a CDS encoding alkaline phosphatase family protein — translation MIRLRPLCILSLIASTSAALAAPQPAPKLAVAISIDQFRADYLERFEPYFGKGGFRRLLDQGSVFTEARHRHALTATAPGHATLLSGSPPSIHGIVANSWLNPENFERVGAVSDPDEEIIGAKSISKFFPIEGTSPRNFLATSVGDQLKLRHGDASRVISLSNKDRAAILMGGHHADAAYWLPTDRFVTSTFYVEQAPAWLETFNREHSVDSFFGQTWDRLLPVEVYNRVQGPDVALGEESRHGLGATFPRTLDGGLSAPGEEYYKAFRIAPQATTLLGNLATSAIQGEQLGQRSATDLLCISFSQTDYVGHSFGSDSHEIMDTVIRLDRVLAELFSFLDETIGQEGWIVVVSADHGGCPLPERATGKAKQLYAGRLDWTSLQSTAEEALAAAFGPPPSGSQWLLRDAYGFRIVNAPETSLTEMRRTLRDALLSHPQIASAWTREELLGNSPESNHWDFEAWRLSYHIDRSPDVVFTPRPYVVDRSPYGSNHGTPYDYDCHVPLIFFGPGIPSGHYSDPVNTEQLAPTLSRLLQVPRPPQADQALLPHIFQADN, via the coding sequence ATGATACGCCTGCGCCCGCTCTGCATCCTTTCCCTTATCGCATCCACCAGCGCCGCCTTGGCCGCCCCTCAGCCAGCACCGAAACTCGCAGTTGCAATCAGCATCGACCAGTTCCGGGCCGATTACCTGGAACGCTTCGAGCCCTACTTCGGCAAAGGCGGCTTCCGCCGTTTGCTCGACCAAGGTTCCGTATTCACGGAAGCCCGACACCGGCATGCCCTCACCGCGACCGCCCCCGGTCACGCCACCCTGCTCAGCGGCTCGCCCCCAAGCATTCACGGCATCGTAGCTAACAGCTGGCTCAATCCCGAAAACTTCGAACGCGTCGGGGCCGTCTCGGACCCAGACGAAGAAATAATCGGAGCGAAGAGCATCTCAAAATTCTTCCCTATTGAGGGAACATCACCCCGCAATTTCCTCGCCACCTCCGTCGGCGACCAGCTTAAGCTTCGCCACGGGGACGCATCCCGCGTGATATCCCTTTCCAACAAAGACCGCGCCGCTATCCTCATGGGCGGACACCACGCCGACGCCGCCTACTGGCTGCCGACGGACCGTTTCGTCACCTCCACCTTTTACGTGGAGCAAGCGCCCGCTTGGCTCGAAACCTTCAATCGCGAGCACTCCGTCGACAGCTTCTTCGGCCAGACCTGGGACCGCCTACTGCCCGTAGAAGTCTATAACCGGGTACAGGGACCAGATGTAGCCCTAGGCGAGGAAAGCCGCCACGGGCTCGGAGCCACCTTCCCTCGCACCCTCGACGGCGGACTCTCCGCCCCGGGCGAAGAATACTACAAAGCCTTCCGCATCGCGCCTCAAGCTACGACCCTACTAGGCAACCTCGCTACCTCCGCCATCCAGGGCGAACAACTCGGCCAACGCTCCGCGACCGACTTGCTTTGTATCAGCTTTTCCCAGACCGATTACGTCGGACACTCCTTCGGCTCCGATAGTCACGAGATCATGGATACAGTCATCCGTCTCGATCGCGTCCTCGCCGAACTCTTCTCCTTCCTCGACGAAACGATCGGACAAGAGGGCTGGATCGTCGTCGTAAGCGCGGACCACGGCGGCTGCCCTCTACCCGAACGGGCCACCGGCAAAGCCAAGCAACTCTACGCCGGACGCCTCGACTGGACTTCCCTGCAATCTACCGCCGAAGAGGCCCTCGCTGCAGCGTTCGGGCCGCCGCCCTCCGGCTCGCAATGGCTCCTGCGCGACGCCTACGGCTTCCGCATCGTCAACGCGCCGGAAACCTCTCTCACCGAAATGCGCCGCACCCTTCGCGATGCCCTCCTCTCCCATCCCCAAATCGCATCGGCTTGGACACGGGAGGAACTGCTGGGCAATAGCCCGGAGTCCAACCATTGGGATTTCGAGGCTTGGCGCCTCTCCTACCACATCGACCGCAGTCCCGACGTTGTCTTCACCCCCCGTCCCTACGTCGTCGACCGCTCGCCCTACGGCAGCAACCACGGTACGCCGTACGACTACGATTGCCACGTTCCCCTGATCTTCTTCGGTCCCGGTATTCCCAGCGGTCACTACAGCGACCCGGTCAATACCGAGCAACTCGCCCCCACCTTGTCCCGCTTGCTGCAAGTCCCCCGACCGCCCCAAGCCGACCAAGCCCTGCTGCCTCACATCTTCCAAGCAGACAACTAA
- a CDS encoding TonB-dependent siderophore receptor, whose amino-acid sequence MKNRTNKPLRALSFAALFSSSFVVGQLPAQDDEEEIFELSPFQVDADNDSGYRATNSISGTRINMAIKDTPMPLEVVTRQFIEDTGATDLREALKYSSGVILQSQNDLASRGASAYQGPGGVNNAEGATANPNGVQLKLRGFVTNNSLRDGFLRQNATDSVNIERVEVVRGPAALLYGTGNFGGVVNYMVRRPSTVASSSFDVTYGTNDLMRGTFDTTGALSDDGKVAFRLSGALQSSGDHTQYFEEDHYFIAPSFVWNPSDKTEVYVDLEYGEQNLGGLGARRLRSVANVGINNDQNEHSGFYTPIGADPREVRITGPDTYFDSQSSNVMAKVTHELFDGVNFLAGYNYSTHDTQQRDIAAQLFTNLGPVALQETINLSPIEPGRASGSSNVQTGEVPNSIAQYLWNRSETDNTRNQYRVELAIQKPLFDDRSEWLRIDNQILMGFSYLKHDKSTSTWATNPNEFNYRAPNDLSPLLFSEQGDGSPTAGMFHNDMSESEAINEGQYISYLGSFLNDRLKVMAGARKDKNDTSNSNRGRNAPSEDYSSSSTVGETQNDNTNQYGVSFKLTENISLFALESEGLQPNFSGQLLPDTGKPAGASFAKSEEIGIKFDLLDGKLSGTISKYKIEKTGFVGAPWFSPVTLGNPRFDPTKDIVYNVSNWTPSQAPGGSNGGSGKLDSGAPYEAWLAGVESGAIFQSSEGNGSETWYVNASKPEGAAYLDAGFAANAADPGNWAGFLYQGETGDSLVNNATMDTMAFHGNGSGNATILQTDESKGYDAQVLFSLTENFQLLANAAITEVERKNFGQWMAYPYREDRWAVWNYDNASWGTFNYDREDIYGDPGELGVIGPATETRTGAGQLAGDDTPKYRFDFWGSYKFSDGKFKGTTVGLGGYYESKREYISGVTRGSGQNIFDTDGRPLVLYTSPRHNVDAMIRYDWRTGDDKPQHVQLNVSNLLNDRDLYGLIYSSPLSAKISYGRQF is encoded by the coding sequence ATGAAAAATCGAACGAACAAACCCTTGCGAGCGCTCTCCTTTGCGGCGCTTTTTTCCAGTTCCTTTGTTGTAGGGCAGCTTCCTGCCCAGGATGACGAGGAGGAAATTTTTGAGCTTTCACCGTTTCAGGTGGATGCGGACAACGATAGCGGCTACCGCGCTACGAACTCCATTTCCGGCACGCGCATCAACATGGCGATCAAGGACACGCCGATGCCTTTGGAAGTGGTGACGCGGCAATTCATCGAAGATACGGGCGCGACCGATTTGCGCGAAGCTCTCAAGTATAGCTCCGGTGTTATTCTCCAGTCGCAAAACGACTTGGCGAGCCGGGGAGCTAGCGCGTACCAGGGACCAGGCGGAGTGAACAATGCGGAGGGCGCGACCGCGAATCCGAATGGCGTTCAGTTGAAGCTTCGTGGTTTTGTAACCAACAATTCGCTACGCGACGGCTTTCTTCGCCAGAACGCGACCGACTCTGTAAACATCGAACGTGTGGAGGTGGTGCGCGGCCCGGCAGCGCTTTTGTATGGAACGGGCAACTTCGGCGGCGTAGTTAATTATATGGTACGCCGTCCGTCTACGGTGGCTTCGAGCTCTTTCGATGTTACCTACGGTACGAACGATTTGATGCGGGGGACCTTCGACACGACTGGGGCTCTTTCCGACGATGGGAAGGTGGCCTTCCGCTTATCTGGAGCTTTGCAGTCTTCGGGAGACCATACTCAGTATTTCGAGGAAGACCATTATTTCATAGCGCCTTCTTTTGTTTGGAATCCGAGCGACAAGACTGAAGTGTATGTAGATCTAGAATACGGTGAGCAGAATCTCGGCGGCCTAGGGGCGCGTCGCTTGCGTTCCGTAGCGAATGTAGGGATCAATAACGACCAGAACGAGCACAGCGGATTTTACACGCCTATTGGCGCTGACCCTCGGGAAGTGCGTATTACAGGTCCGGATACGTATTTCGATAGTCAGTCGAGCAACGTTATGGCAAAGGTAACCCACGAGCTTTTCGATGGAGTTAACTTCCTCGCTGGATACAACTACTCGACCCACGATACGCAGCAGCGCGATATCGCGGCTCAGCTGTTCACGAATCTAGGGCCGGTGGCCTTGCAAGAGACGATTAACCTCTCTCCGATCGAACCCGGCCGCGCGAGCGGGAGCAGCAATGTGCAAACCGGCGAGGTGCCGAACTCGATCGCTCAATACTTGTGGAACCGTAGCGAAACGGATAACACGCGAAACCAGTACCGTGTCGAGCTCGCGATCCAGAAGCCGCTCTTCGACGACCGCTCCGAGTGGTTGCGCATCGACAACCAGATTTTGATGGGGTTCTCCTATTTGAAGCATGACAAGTCTACTTCGACCTGGGCGACGAATCCGAACGAATTCAACTACCGCGCTCCTAACGACCTGAGTCCGTTGCTTTTTTCGGAGCAGGGCGATGGATCGCCGACCGCTGGCATGTTTCACAACGATATGAGCGAGTCTGAGGCGATCAACGAGGGACAGTATATTAGCTATCTCGGCAGCTTCCTGAACGATCGCTTGAAGGTCATGGCAGGGGCTCGTAAGGACAAGAATGATACGTCCAATTCGAACAGGGGCCGTAACGCTCCGAGCGAAGACTATTCCAGCAGTTCGACGGTAGGCGAAACGCAAAACGACAATACGAACCAGTATGGAGTTAGCTTCAAGTTGACCGAGAATATCTCTCTTTTCGCGTTGGAGTCCGAGGGCTTGCAGCCGAACTTTTCTGGGCAATTGCTTCCGGACACCGGAAAGCCTGCGGGCGCGAGTTTCGCGAAGAGCGAGGAGATCGGTATCAAGTTCGACCTGCTGGACGGGAAGCTTTCCGGTACGATCAGCAAGTACAAGATCGAGAAGACCGGTTTCGTGGGGGCTCCTTGGTTCTCGCCGGTGACGCTCGGCAACCCGCGTTTCGATCCGACGAAGGACATCGTCTACAATGTATCCAACTGGACGCCGTCGCAGGCGCCTGGCGGATCGAATGGCGGATCGGGCAAGCTCGATTCGGGGGCGCCTTATGAGGCTTGGCTCGCGGGCGTCGAGTCCGGGGCTATCTTCCAATCGAGCGAGGGCAACGGCTCCGAAACGTGGTACGTTAATGCCAGCAAGCCGGAGGGGGCTGCCTACCTCGACGCCGGATTTGCGGCGAACGCGGCGGACCCCGGCAATTGGGCGGGATTCCTCTACCAAGGCGAAACGGGGGATTCGTTGGTGAACAATGCGACCATGGATACGATGGCCTTCCATGGCAACGGCTCTGGCAACGCCACGATCCTGCAGACGGACGAGTCGAAGGGCTACGACGCTCAGGTGCTGTTCAGCTTGACCGAAAATTTCCAGCTCCTCGCCAATGCGGCGATAACGGAAGTCGAGCGCAAGAACTTCGGCCAATGGATGGCGTATCCCTATCGTGAAGACCGTTGGGCAGTTTGGAACTATGACAACGCTTCATGGGGGACCTTCAATTACGATCGGGAAGATATCTATGGCGATCCCGGTGAGTTGGGAGTCATCGGTCCTGCCACGGAGACGCGCACGGGCGCGGGCCAGTTGGCGGGGGACGACACTCCCAAGTATCGCTTCGATTTCTGGGGCAGCTACAAGTTCAGCGACGGCAAGTTCAAGGGAACGACGGTTGGCCTTGGCGGCTACTACGAGTCGAAGCGCGAGTACATCTCTGGCGTGACGCGTGGATCCGGGCAGAACATTTTCGACACGGACGGTCGTCCGTTGGTGCTCTACACGAGTCCCCGCCATAATGTGGACGCGATGATCCGCTACGACTGGCGTACCGGCGACGACAAGCCGCAGCACGTCCAGCTCAACGTCAGCAACCTTCTCAATGACCGTGACCTCTACGGACTGATCTATTCGAGCCCCTTGAGCGCGAAGATCTCCTACGGTCGACAATTCTAG
- a CDS encoding glycoside hydrolase family 43 protein: MNPTLQNPILPGFNPDPSLIAVGNDFYIATSTFEWFPGVQIHHSTDLANWQLVSRPLERTSQLDMTGNPDSGGVWAPCLSHCDDTFFLVYTDVKEMRSSYKASRSYLVTSKRIDDDWSDPVHLPVSGFDQSLFHAPDGRKFLTWLVWDDRPGADPFGGIMLQEYDHPNKRLLGTPRKIFSGTEIGRTEGPHLYWKDGYFYLMTAEGGTGWEHAVSLARSHDLYGPYETCPHNPIVTSHRKHEATLKRAGHGSIAQAPNGRWYLAHLCSRPIPHRGCSTMGRETALQEVEWTADGWLQLTSGNNAPASIVTLPQPATQTRDRSQHYSFDTLALPSDFQTLRLPLDEKRLSLTERPGFLRLRGELPFCTRGPQSLVARRQQAARYTATTCVDFSPSSFQERAGLVCYYSSENYYYAAISQDEALGRVLLILFAHKSLTYQFACDPVPIPTAGSVYLRAEVDYEHLDFSYSLDGENWTAFGPTLDYSILSDESAGAHENFTGSFVGLCCQDLTGNFAAADFPFLDYQEHHA, translated from the coding sequence ATGAACCCTACCCTCCAAAACCCAATCCTCCCCGGCTTCAACCCCGATCCCTCCCTGATCGCGGTCGGGAACGACTTCTACATCGCGACATCCACCTTCGAGTGGTTCCCCGGCGTCCAGATCCACCACTCCACCGACCTAGCCAACTGGCAGCTCGTAAGCCGCCCCCTCGAGCGGACCTCCCAGCTGGACATGACCGGAAACCCGGACTCGGGCGGCGTCTGGGCACCCTGCCTCAGCCACTGCGACGACACCTTCTTCCTCGTCTATACCGACGTGAAGGAGATGCGATCGAGCTACAAGGCCAGCCGCAGCTACCTCGTCACCAGCAAACGAATCGACGACGACTGGTCCGACCCCGTCCACCTTCCCGTAAGCGGATTCGACCAATCCCTTTTCCACGCTCCGGACGGCCGCAAATTCCTCACCTGGCTAGTCTGGGACGACCGGCCCGGGGCCGACCCTTTCGGCGGCATCATGCTCCAAGAGTACGACCACCCCAACAAGCGCCTGCTCGGCACACCCCGCAAAATATTCTCCGGCACCGAAATCGGCCGCACGGAGGGACCCCACTTGTACTGGAAAGACGGATACTTCTACCTCATGACCGCCGAAGGAGGAACCGGCTGGGAACACGCCGTATCGCTCGCCCGCTCCCACGACCTCTATGGCCCCTACGAAACCTGCCCCCACAACCCGATCGTCACCTCCCACCGCAAACACGAGGCCACACTCAAACGCGCTGGACACGGCTCCATCGCCCAAGCCCCGAACGGACGCTGGTACCTCGCCCACCTATGCAGCCGCCCCATTCCCCACCGCGGCTGCAGCACCATGGGCCGGGAAACCGCTCTCCAAGAAGTCGAGTGGACCGCGGACGGCTGGCTCCAGCTCACTTCGGGGAACAACGCCCCCGCATCCATCGTAACCCTGCCCCAGCCCGCGACGCAGACCCGCGACCGCTCGCAGCACTACTCCTTCGATACCCTCGCCCTGCCCAGCGACTTCCAAACCCTCCGCCTCCCGCTCGACGAAAAGCGCCTCTCCCTCACGGAGCGACCTGGCTTCCTCCGCCTCCGCGGCGAGCTCCCCTTCTGCACCCGAGGCCCGCAATCCCTCGTGGCCCGCCGCCAGCAGGCAGCTCGCTACACCGCCACCACCTGCGTCGACTTTTCCCCCTCCAGCTTCCAAGAGCGCGCGGGGCTCGTTTGCTACTACAGCAGCGAAAACTACTACTACGCCGCCATCTCGCAGGACGAAGCGCTCGGCCGCGTCCTCCTCATCCTCTTCGCCCATAAAAGCCTCACCTACCAATTCGCCTGCGACCCCGTCCCCATCCCCACCGCAGGCTCCGTCTACCTGCGAGCCGAGGTCGACTACGAGCACCTCGACTTCAGCTACTCGCTAGACGGAGAAAACTGGACCGCCTTCGGCCCCACCCTCGACTACTCGATCCTGTCCGACGAAAGCGCCGGGGCCCACGAAAACTTCACCGGATCCTTCGTCGGACTCTGCTGCCAAGACCTCACCGGCAACTTCGCGGCGGCCGACTTCCCCTTCCTCGACTACCAAGAACACCACGCTTAA
- a CDS encoding acyltransferase family protein, protein MSAANLPSSRLVSLDALRGFDMLWIVGADAFAAAFRQFEPGPVQAFLVRQFDHPAWAGFTFYDLIFPLFLFMMGTAIPFSLDKIIQNGGRADAVKRILRRSLLLYVLGVIYYGGLSSGWDEVRWVGVLQRLAICYLAASMLYLFVRPRGQVIACAALLLGYWALLTFVPVPDIAPGDYSRGQNLANWIDANYLPGKVWYGDYDPEGLLSTLPAVASCLFGVFAGRWLRQAPPQYTPANRALVLALGGVALIAIGGLWAFQFPIVKRIWTSSYALVAGGGSAILLGLFYYLIDVRGWKKWAHPFVWIGTNALTIYLLSRFIDFGDLSARLIGGPLSGGLNAILPGLGALAECMLGIALCVAICRFLYRHKVFIRL, encoded by the coding sequence ATGTCCGCTGCCAATCTCCCTTCCTCCCGTCTCGTCTCGCTCGATGCCCTGCGGGGCTTCGACATGCTCTGGATCGTCGGGGCCGACGCTTTCGCCGCAGCCTTTCGCCAATTCGAACCCGGCCCCGTACAAGCCTTCCTCGTCCGCCAGTTCGACCATCCGGCGTGGGCAGGCTTCACCTTCTACGACCTCATTTTCCCGCTCTTCCTTTTCATGATGGGCACGGCGATCCCCTTTTCGCTGGACAAGATCATCCAAAACGGAGGCCGTGCCGACGCCGTTAAACGTATCCTCCGCCGCAGCCTCCTTCTCTATGTCCTCGGAGTCATCTACTACGGCGGGCTCTCTTCCGGCTGGGATGAAGTCCGCTGGGTCGGCGTCCTGCAGCGCCTCGCGATTTGCTACCTCGCCGCCAGCATGCTCTACCTCTTCGTGCGACCGCGCGGCCAAGTCATCGCCTGCGCGGCCCTGCTGCTCGGCTACTGGGCCTTGCTGACTTTCGTACCTGTTCCCGATATTGCCCCCGGCGACTACAGCCGCGGCCAAAACCTCGCCAACTGGATCGACGCCAACTACCTGCCTGGAAAAGTCTGGTACGGCGACTACGATCCCGAAGGCTTGCTCAGCACTCTGCCCGCTGTCGCCTCCTGCCTCTTCGGCGTCTTCGCCGGACGGTGGCTCCGCCAGGCGCCACCACAATACACTCCAGCAAACCGCGCCCTCGTTCTCGCTTTGGGCGGTGTAGCTCTTATCGCCATCGGCGGACTTTGGGCCTTCCAGTTTCCAATTGTGAAACGAATTTGGACTTCAAGCTACGCCCTCGTTGCAGGAGGTGGCAGCGCCATCCTGCTGGGACTCTTCTACTACCTCATCGACGTACGCGGATGGAAAAAATGGGCTCATCCATTCGTCTGGATCGGGACCAACGCCCTCACCATCTACCTCCTCAGCCGCTTCATCGACTTCGGCGATCTTTCCGCCCGCCTCATAGGCGGTCCCCTTTCCGGGGGCCTCAACGCCATCCTCCCCGGACTCGGAGCTCTCGCAGAATGCATGCTCGGCATCGCGCTTTGCGTTGCGATCTGCCGCTTCCTCTACCGCCACAAGGTATTCATTCGCCTGTAA